ATCGCCTGGGCGTGGTTGGTCTGCTGGTTGAGGTAGTAGCCGCCGCCGTTCCAGTAGGCCAGGTCGTAGTAGTCGCAGTACCAGAAGTGGAAGACTTTCCAGCTCGTGGTGGTGGGGTCCCACGCCAGGGCGCACAGGTAGCCGACCTTGCACAGGTAGTAACCGTTGGCGTCAACGTGGGAGGTCTGTACCGCCGGCGTGACGGAAGGGGCGTAGCCGCCGAAGGTGGTGCCGCCGCCGTTGCCGGTGGGTGCGGCCGGCGCCACGTGGAGGGTCTGGGCGGGTCCCGCGGCAGTGGGTGCGGCGGCGTGAGCGGTGGCACCGGCGCCCGCGAACAGGGCACTGGCGGCGGCCAGCGCGACAACGAGCCTGCGGAAACTGGTCATGGTTGAGTCCCTTCCCTCGGCTGATCTGATTTCAGGCGGTTGTGTGGCACCTCGCCATCACAAACTGGTCACTGTGGCGTAAAGACGCCTTCCGGCCGGCATCGTGTCGGCCATGCGCGAGCGCAGACCCCTGAGCCCGAGCCGACGCTCTTCTTCTCCGCTACAGCACCGGGTTAGATGAGTGCGCGTGTCTGATGCCAACCTGACAAGTGGATTGGCGGCTTGAGGCTTACCGAGAGCCCCGCCGACGGGCTGTACCGGAGTTTGACGAGTCCCGGGCAAACAGCTGATTCCGGGATAGAGCAACGGGAGAGGACAACCTCTAATACCAGCCGGTGCAGACGACCTGCCCCCAGGACCTGCCGCAGGCTCGCATGACCATGCCGTCGTCATCGTAGGCAGGCGTGTAACCCCAGGTATCTGTCCCCAGCATCATCCAGCCCAACTGCGGTTCCCAACGCCCTGCGTTGGCATCCGTCAGGCTCCGTGCGCGGTCGACCCAGAGCTCGTCGTACATGTGCCCGTACTGTATGCGGCCCCACGCGCAGGCGGCTGTGCTGCTGTAGCGCAGCTCGTAAAGGGTGCCGCTGGCAGCTCGTACCGACCTCTTCGTCGAGGGGCTTTCCAACGAGCTCGGGTCCATACCGTCGCAGGTCCGCATGGTGCCTGTCGGCACCGCCTGCGCTTGAGGGGCCATCAGAACTGATGCTGCGACGGCCACTACTGCCGATACCGTCGTGCCCGACTTCCGTACCCAACGCTTCACTGGATTCCCCGTTCGTCAGTCCGCCTCCGACAGCGGATCCCCTGCGGTGTGTCGCCTCTTACTTCCAGTGCCGTTTGCCGTAACCGCCCTGCGGCATGGTCGAGTTCTACGTGTCAGATCCTGGCCGAATGCGGGCTTCACCACTACGTTTCCGCCGATGACAAACACCTTGCGATCCATACACTTCTGGTTATGACGGACCCGAAGCGCGGAGACCGTGGGAGCGATCCACCTCCCGTCCCCTGGCCGCCCCGCTCGGAGCCGACCCTGCATCAGCTGCGGCTGCTGCTGGTGGTCGCGGAGGAATTGCACTTCGGCCGGGCGGCGGCCCGGCTGTTCATCACACAGCCCGCACTGAGCCGCCAGATCACCGTGCTCGAACGGCACCTGGGAGTAGGCCTGTTCGTACGCAGCAGCCGCACCGTGGAGGCCACCGCCGCGTGCCGGGCACTCCTGCCGGAGGTCCGCGACGTCATTGAGGCGATGGAACGGCTGCGCCGGTCCTCAGAGGCGCAGCACCGCGAGCTCACCGGGCGGCTCGTCGTGGGGTCCATCGGCGCCGAGTCGTCGATGCGGCACGCGCGGGTCATCCTGGCGGAGCTGCGCGCCCGCTACCCCGAACTCACCGTGGAACTGCGCAACCAGCACCTCGCCGACCACATGCGAGAACTGCTCGACGGCGACGTGGACGTGGCGTTCCTGCGCCCGCCGGTACCCCCGGGCATCCAGATCCGGCACCTGGCCACCGAACCACGCATCGCCTGCCTGCCCGCCGGCGACCCGCTGGCCTCCCGGCCCGAAATCACCCTCGCCGACCTCGCCGGCCACCCCGTCGTCGACCTTCCCCCGCAACTCCCCCGCGTATGGTGGAACTTCTGGGCCGTCGACCCCCGCCCAGACGGCTCTCCCGTCCGCTACGGACCGGTCGTGGCCGACATGGAGGCGCTGCTGCACGTCGTCGCAGAAGGCAGGGCGATGGCGTTCCTGCCGGCCGCCGCCCGCGAATTCTTCCCCCGCCCCGGCGTCAGCTACGTCAACGTCACCGACCTTCCCCCGAGCACCTCGGCCCTCGCATGGGCCACCGCCCACCGCGACCACCCCACCGTCGCCGCAATCCGCCAAGCCGCCGCCGCAGCCTGGCCACCCCGCTGACGGAGCGCGCACATCAGACGGGCGGTCCACCTCTTCACGAGGGTGCATCGCGTCCTGCTTGGCGGGGTCGGCGGCGTTGCGCGCCTTGGAGGACAACGGACGCACGTACACGATCAGCACCAGGAGCTGTTCGCTGTCAGCCGAGTCCGTGCCGGTGTGCGTACAGGGCCGCGCGCAGCCGGTCGGACTGCCCGATCTTGCGCATCGCATGGGTGAGGTGCTTCTTCACCGTGGCCTCGGCCAGGGCCAGTTCGCGTCCGATCTCGGCGTTGCTGAGGCCGCGGGCGAGCTGGGTGAGGACCTGGCGTTCCCGGTCGGTGAGCCCGCAGTGCTGCGGCAACGGCTCGGTGACGTACCGGCTCGGGATCGCCGCCTGGGCACCGGCCGGGGGCGGCGCGGGCAGGAACACCCAGCCGCCCGCGCCCGCGATGCCCACCGCCCGGATGATCCGGTCCTCGGGCAGGTCGAGCGGGAAGCAGCCGCTCGCACCGGCGAGCAGCATCCGGCTCGCCTCGGCGGTGGTCTCCGCGCGCCGCAGCAGCAACACCCTTACCTCGGGCACCAGTTCGACGGCGCGCAGCCGCGCCACCAGGGCCAGGTCCTCGGCGAGCGCGCCGCCCGCGCCGAGCAGCACCACATCCGGTTTGACCCGGCGCAGCGCGTCGAGCAGCCGCAGCGGGTCCCCGGAGCTGCCGACGACCGTGATGCCCGGGTCGGAGCCCAGGACGGCGCGCAGTCCCGCGCTGGCCACCGGATGGCGCTCGGCGACGAAGACCCGGGTGACCGGCGTGCGGCGGTGGACTCCCGGCGCGGGACACGCGGGGTGCCCGCAGTCGCAGGACGCGACCCAGGAACGGCGGTAGGGCAGTTGCCCGCCCGGCCGCTCCTCGCCCTCGGCGAGCAGCTGGTGCCCGGCGATCATGTCGAGGGGGTTGTCGATCTCCGCGTGCAGGGACCCGGGGTCACCGGACGCGGTCGTGGTGGTCATGGTCGTCACCGTGAACTCCCCCGTACGGCAGAGGAGTTGACGCAGAAACGGCGGTACGGCGGCACGTGTGGTCCCCTCAGCGATGGCAGTTCGACCTGGATCGGGGAGTGGGCGCGCTGACGAAGGTTCCGTCAGGTCAGCGCCCGGCACACGGACGACACGACTCGTCGAAACACCTTCGGTGCCACGAGCCGCCGATACCGACCAGCGTGTAGCCGGTTCGCCGTCTGACCATGGCAACAGCGTAATTCGGCCGTTCGGCGGGGGTCAACGAGCTCCGGGTCACGGGCGTATGAGGGAAGTGTTTCCTCTGTACGACGGGTCCTATGACCAGGGGTATCAGCATCAATGCCTGGCTGGTTGTGGCCCCTTGCGCTCGCGCACTCTGCTCCTGCCCCCCCGCAGCCACCGTCCGCCCCGTCGCGACGCCCGGCGCTCCCCTCCCCCGCTCCGCGCGCCGGGAGTGCCCCGGCGCGCACGCACCGGACGCGCTCCCTGACGGGCATACGGACCCGCCGGAGCACGGCGCACGGCGCACCGCTCACCCCAGCCCAGAAAGGACCACACGCATGGCCACCGGACCGCGTCTGCCCCGGGAGACCGACGGATGAGGTGGTACCTGCTGCGGCGTCTGCTGCTCGCCGTCCCCACGCTCTTCGGCGTCACCGTCGTCGTCTTCGCCGCCGTCGCCCTGGTCCCCGGCGACCCCGTGGCCGCCCTGCTCGGACCGGGCGCCCCCGCCGAGGCACGCGAGCGGCTCACCGAGCGGCTGGGGCTCGGCGAACCGCTGCCGGTCCGCTACGGGCACTGGCTCGGGCACGCGCTGCAGGGCGACCTCGGTGTGTCCATCTCCTCCCAACGGCCGGTCGGAGAACTGCTGTTGCCCGCCCTGGGCCAGAGCCTGCTGCTCGCGGGGGCCGCTTTCGCGCTGGTGCTCACCGGCGGCGTCCTGCTGGGCGCCCTCGGTGCCGGCCGCCCGGAAGGACCCGGGGCCAGGCTGTCCCGCGCGCTGGGCACGCTCGCCGTGTCGGCACCGCAGTACGCGGTCGCCCTGCTGCTCATCGCCGTGTTCGCGGTCGAGCTGCGCTGGTTCCCGGCAGGCGGCACCCAGGACCTGTTCGCGGGCGGCACACTCGCCGACCGGCTGCACCACCTCGTCCTGCCCGCCGTGGCGGCGGCCCTGGTCCCGCTCGGCCTGACCGCCCGCGTCTTCGGCGCCGCCCTCGGCGCCACCCTGCGCTCCGACTTCGCCGACGGGCTGCGCGCCCGGGGCCTTGGCCGCACCGCCGTACTGCGGCACTGCGTACACAACGCCGCCCCGGCGCTGCTCACCATCGGCGGGCTCCAACTGGCCTATCTCCTGGAGGGGGTGGTGTTCGTGGAGACCCTGTTCGCCTGGCCGGGCCTGGGCCGTCTGCTCTACGACGCGCTCGCCGCGCGCGACCTGCCGCTGATCCAGGCGGGCGTGCTGCTCGTCGCGGTCGCCTTCGTGGGCGTCAACATCCTCGTCGACACCGCGCACGCCCTCATCGACCCCCGGCTGCGGGGTGCGCTGTGAGCCGACGCCCGCCCCTGTCCGCCGCGCTCGCGGTGACCCTCGTACTGGTCGCCCTCGCCGGGCCGCTGCTCGCCCCCGAGGACCCGGAGGCGGGCAGCCTCCGGGAACGGCTGCTTCCCCCGGGCAGCGAGGGCCATCTGCTCGGCACCGACACCCAGGGGCGGGACATGCTCAGCCGCCTGCTCGTCGCGGCGGGCCCCTCGCTGCTCGGCGGCGTCCTGCCGGTCGTCGTCGCCACCCTCGCCGGGGGCCTGCTCGGCATCGCCGCGGGTCTCGGCGGACGGCGCACCGAACACGCCCTGCTGCGCACCCTCGACGTGCTCTACGCCTTCCCGGGCGTACTGCTCGCGATCACCGTCGCCACCGTGATGCGGCCGGGGCTCGTGACCACCGTCGTCTCCCTCTCGGTCGTGCTCACTCCGGCGGTCACCCGCGTCGCCTTCACCGAGGTGCAGCGCATCCGCAGCGCCGCCTATCTGGAGGCGGCCCGGGTCAGCGGAGCGGGCGCGGGAACCATCGCGGTCCGCCAGGTCGCCCCGGTCGTCGCCCCCGTACTGCTCGTCTACTCATCCTCTCTGGTGGGCCTGGCCATCGTCTACGCCGCCGGGCTGTCCTTCCTCGGCCTCGGTGTGCCGCCGCCCGCCGCCGAATGGGGCGCCATGCTCGACGAGTTGCGGCCCAGCCTGCTCACCCGTCCCGAGGTGGCCGTCCTGCCCGCCGTCACCATCCTGGTGGTCTCCGTGGTCTTCAACGCCCTCGGCGAAGCCCTGCGCCGCGGCACCGAGGCGGGCCGGACGCTGCGTACGGAGGCCGGCCGATGAGCGCCCCGGAACGGCTGGACGTGGTGGATCTGACCGTCACGCACGGCGCGGTGCGGGCCGTGGACGGGGTGTCCCTGACCGTGCACCCCGGCGAAGTCCTGGTCCTGGTGGGTGAGTCGGGCAGCGGCAAGTCGACCCTGGCGCGCACCGTCCTCGGGCTGCCCGGCCCGCGCGCCCGGGTCGAGGGCAGCGTGCTGCTGTCCGGAACCGAGCTGCGCACCCTGGACGAACGGGCCCTGTCCGACGTCCGGGGGCGCCGTATCGGCTACGTCCCGCAGGACCCGGACGCCGGACTCGACCCGCTGCGCCGGATCGGTGCCCAGCTCGTCGAGGTACTACGGCGCCACCGAGTGGCCGTCGGCCGTCGCGCGGCCCGCGACACCGTCCCCGTACTCCTCGACGCGGCCGGGCTCACCGACCCCGACCGGGCGGCCCGCAGCTTTCCCCACGAACTCTCCGGCGGGCAGCGCCAGCGCGCCGTGATCGCGCTGGCCCTCGCCTGCGCCCCCGGGCTGCTGATCGCCGACGAACCGACCACCGCGCTGGACGCCCTGGTCCGCAACCGCGTCCTCGATCTGCTCGCGGCGCGCGGCACCTCGCTGCTCCTGGTCACCCACGACATCGGGGCGGCCCGCCGGATCGGCCACCGGGTGGCGGTGATGCAGTCGGGCCGGATCGTCGAGAGCGGCCCGGCGGACACGGTCCTCGCCGCCCCCGAACACCCGCACACCACCGCCCTCGTGGCGGCACATCCAGGGGGTCGGCGATGAGCCGGGGCACGCATACCGAGCTGCCGCGGGGCGCGGGCGACCGGCAGCCGGGCGAGACCCTCCAGGACCATCGGGTCGACGCCGAGGCCGACGCCGCCAAGAACACCGCCGACCAGGCGCCCACCTCGCTCCTCCGCCTCGACAACGTCTCCAAGCGCTACCGCCGCGGCCGCCTCGCCGTGGACGGCGTCTCCCTCACCGTCACCCGCAGGGAGACCGTCGCTCTCGTCGGTGAGTCGGGGTCCGGCAAGTCGACCCTGGCCCGGCTGGCCCTCGGGCTGCTCGCGCCCGACGCGGGAACCGTGCGCTTCGACGGGCACGAGCCGCACCGGCTGCGCGGGCGCACCGGCCGTCGCGTCCGGGCCCGGCTCCAGTTCGTGCCGCAGCAGCCGGGCGGCTCACTCAACCCGGCGCTGCGTGCCGGTGAGGCGGTCGCCTTCACGCTGCGCGTGCACGGCACACCCCGCCGGGAGCGCCCCGCGCTCGTCGCCGACCTGTTCCGCAGGGTCGGCCTGGACCCCGCGCTGGCCCGGCGCCACCCGCGTGAGCTGTCCGGCGGGCAGCTCCAGCGCGTCGCCCTCGCCCGGGCCCTGGCGACCGGCCCCGACCTGCTGGTGTGCGACGAGCCGACCTCGGCCCTGGACACCACGGTGCAGGCCCAGATCCTCGACCTGCTCACCGAACTGCGCGAAACCCTCGGTCTCGCCTGCCTGTTCATCTCCCACGACCTGGCCGTCGTACGGCGCCTGGCGCACCGGGTCGTGGTGCTGCGCGAAGGACGGGTGGTGGAGGAGGCCACGACCGCCGCCCTGTGGTCGGCGCCTGGCCACCCGTACACCCGCGCCCTGCTCGCCGCCGACGACGACGGCGACCACCAGTCCCCCACGCCGCCCCGGCCCGGTGATCCGGCCCGGGCCGGTGAACCGTCCGCCCCTTAGTGACGAGGAACCCATGACGCACCACCACGATCCAACCGCCCGCCGACGGCGCGGCTCCCTGGCCGCCGTACTGCTGCTGAGTCTCGCCGCGGCCGGCTGCGGCACCGGCTCCGCGGACTCCTCCGACGGGAAGTCCGGCGGCACCCTCGTCATCGGCGCGACGGGCAAGATCCCCAACGCCGACACGATGATCGGCGGCAACGGCTTCGAGGGCAAACGCCTCGTCACCTTCCAGCTCTACGAGGGCCTGACCCGCTACGACCTGTCCAAGAACAACGGCCCGGCCGAGATCACCGGCGCCCTGGCCACCTCCTGGAAGGTCGCGCCGGACCACCGGACCTGGACGTTCAGCCTGCGCAAGGGCGTGAAGTTCCAGGACGGCACCCGCTTCGACGCCGACGCCGTCCTGTTCAACCTCGACCGCTACCTCAACAAGAAGAGCCGCTACTACACGGACGCGGTCGGTGCCGGAGCGAGCGAGTACGCGGGCGGCATCACCAAGTACACCAAGCTCGCCGACGACCGCGTACAACTGGTCACCAAGCAGCCCAACGGGCACTTCCCCGAGGACCTCGCCCACGTCCTCATCGCCAGCCCCGCCGCCGTACGCAAGACCGGCTCGGCGAACTTCGCCGAACACCCCGTCGGCACCGGCCCGTTCCGCTTCGTACGGCAGAAGTCCGGTGAACAGATCGAGCTCGCCGGGTTCGACGGCTACTGGCGTGGCGCGCCCAAGCTCGACCGGCTGATCGTGAAGGCGCTGCCGGACGCCGCCGCGCGCACCGCCGCCCTGCGCTCCGGCTCGGTGAACTGGATCGAGTACCCGAACCCGGACGACCTGGAGAGCCTGAAGTCGGACGGCGCCAAGGTGCTCACCAACGCCTACGACCACCTCTGGTACTGGATCCTCGACACCGAGAAGGGGCCCTGGCGCGACCCGAAGGTGCGCCGGGCCGCCAACTACGCCATCGACCGCGAGGCCATCGCCGAGAACCTTCTGCACGGCACCGCCGAACCCGCCGAACAGGCCGCGCCCCGTGGCACGTTCGCCTACGACGCGGCGAACGACACCTACCGCCACGACCCGGCCAAGGCCCGCAGGCTGCTCGCCGAAGCCGGTTACCCCAAGGGCTTCACCACCTCCGTCACCGTGCCGACCGGCGGCTCCGGCAACCTCGTCCCGGTGCCCATCGCCGAGGCGGTGCAGCGCGACCTCGCCGCCATCGGCATCAAGGCGGACATCCGTACCACCGACTGGTCGACCCTGATCAGCGCCGAGGCCAAGGGCGAGGTGGCCCGCGGCTCGCAGGCCATCGCGCAGTCCACCACCCTCTTCCAGTCGGAGGCGCTGCTGCCGCTGTTCATCGGCACCGACAGCCCCTTCTGGACCGGGAACTACAGCAACCCGAAGGTGGACAAGCTCCTCGCCTCCGCAGGGCCCAATCCCGACCGAGCCGCCCGCGAGGCCGACTACACGCGGGCCCTGGAGCTGGTCACCGCCGACGCGCCCTGGCTGTTCGTGGTCAACGACCGCAATCCGCGGGCGCTTTCACCGAAGGTGCGCGGGCTCGTCCAGCCGCAGTCCTGGTTCCTCGACCTCACGACCGTAGAGGTGGCCCGATGACCCTCACACCGGCTTCCGCGCCCGGGACGCAACCGAAGTGGGGCGTCACCCTGCCCCTGCCCGGTCTCACCATCGACCGGCACCGCTTCCTCATCGAGCAGCTGCCCGACCTCGGCTACACGGACGTGTGGAGCGCGGAGGGCGGCGGCACCGACGCCTTCACCCCACTCGCCACGGTCGCCGCCTGGTCGCCTTCGCTGCGGATCGCCACCGGCATCGTCCCGGTGCACACCCGCGGTCCGGCGGTACTCGCCCAGACCGCCGCCACCCTCGCCCAACTCGCCCCGGGCAGGCTGCTGTTGGGCATCGGCGCCTCGGTGCCCGCCCATGTCACCGACATCAACGGCATTCCGTTCGACGAGCCGTACAAGCGCACCAGGGACGTCCTCAGGTTCGTCACCCGCGCCCTGCGCGGCGAACACATCGCGGGCGACTTCGACACCTTCTCCATCACCGGCTACCGGCTGCCGCACCCGCCCGCCGACCCGGTCAAGGTGATCCTCGGCGCCCTGCGCCCCGGCATGCTGCGCCTCGGCTTCCGCGAGGGCGACGGCGCCATCACCAATCTGCTCTTCCCCGAGGACGTACCGAAGATCCTGGACGCGGTCGGGCCGCAGCCGCCCGGCAAGGAACTCGTCGTCAAGGTGTTCGTCTGCCCCACCGAGGACACCGGCTACGCCCACCGCGCCTCGCGCCCCTTCCTCGCCTGGATCCTCAACCGCGAGCCCTACCGCAAGTTCCACGAGTGGCTGGGCCACGGCGAGTTGCTGCGCGAGTGCCACGAGCGGTGGGCCGAGGGCGATGTCGCGGGCGCGCAGAAGGCGCTCCCGGACGAGGTCGTCGACGGCCTGTTCATCAGCGGCTCGCCCGAGGAGTGCCGGGAACGCATCCTGCGCTACCACCAACCCGGCGTGACCACCATCCAGTTGTACGTGTCCCTGCCGCCCGAGGTCTTCATCAGCAAGGCCAGGGTCCTGGACACCCTGGCCCGGCTGGGCCCGGCCGCGGCTCGCTGAACCCCCGCCCCGGAGGCAACCGATGGAGCTCGACATACGCGGCGGCGTGCGCGCCGCACCCGTCACCGGCGAGACACCCGAGGAGCGTCAGGCCCTGCGCTTCGCCCCCGACCCGCGCGAGCGCGACGCCGATCCCGCGTTCGTGGCGCGCGGCGCCCGGGAGAACGAGGAGGACGGGCTCGACAGCGCCCTCGTCGTGCAGTCGAGCTCCTGGCCGGATCCCTGGCTGGTGGCCTCCTGGGCGCTGGCGGCCACCAGCAGGCTCCGGGTGGCGGTGGCCCACCGGGTCGGTACCACCGCGCCGACCGTGGCCGCCCGCTCACTGGCCACCCTGGACCGGCTGTCCGGCGGGCGGGCGGCCGCCCATGTCATCGTCGGCTCCAGCGACGCCGACGTGGCCCGCGACGGCGACACCCTCGGCAAGGCGGACCGCTACCGCCGGGCCGGTGAGTACCTGGAGGTCTTCCACCGGGCCCTGACCGAGGACCGGGACTTCGACCACGACGGCGAGTTCTACACCGTGCGCGGGGCTCGCGCGGGCCTGTTCCCGCGCCCCCGCGCCGAGTTGCTGTCGTTCGGCGGCTCCTCCCCGCAGGGTGTCGCGCTCGCCGGGCGGTACGCCGAGGTGTACGCGGTGTCGCCGCAGCCGCTGACCGCCACCCGCCGTCAGATCGCACAGGTGCACGCGGCGGCCGCGGAACACGGCAGGACGGTCCGGATCTGGCGCCATGTCACCGTCGTCACGGCCCGCACCGACGAGGAGGCCGAGCAGCGTGCCCGGCGCATCCGCGCGGACGCGCTCCGGCTCACCTCCGGACCGGGCGCTGCGGCACGGCTCGATGCCGTCCAACTCGACCGGGACCGCGAACGGGGCCGCGCGGCGGACACCCACCAGCTGTCCGCCTACATCGACCGTTCACTGGCGGGCGCGTTCATCGGCTCACCGGAGACCGTCGCCGCCCGGATCGGCTGGCTGCGCGCGGCCGGGGTGAGCATCGTCCAACTGGACATGCCGCTGGAGACCGACCAGGACCGGGAGCTGCGCCGCGACCTGGTCGCCCGGCTCCGCGCCGCCTACCTCCCGCCGCAGCCCCGCCGCGCCGCGCACGCGGGCCGCCGCTGGTGAGCCGGGCGCTGTCCGGGCCGGGCACCAGAGGGTGCCGGTGACACCGGAGGGTGTCGGTCGGCCCGGACAGCGCTCAGTTGTCGCCTTCGCGCTCGGCGAGGAAGCGTTCGAAGTCGCGGCCGATCTCGTCGGCGGAGGGCAGATCCGTCGGCTCGGCGAGCATGTTGCCGCGCGTCTGCGAGCCCGCGGCGGCGTCGTACTGGTGCTCAAGTCCCTCGACGAGGGCGACCAGTTCGCTGTCGCCCTGCTGGATCTGCCGGTCGATCTCGGTCTGCGTCCGGTGTGCCTGGGTGCGCAGGCTGTGCGCGGCGGTGGGCAGGACGAGGCCGGTGGCCGCCGTGATGGCCTCCAGCACACTGAGCGCGGCGTCCGGGTAGGGCGAGCGCGCGATGTAGTGCGGCACGTGGGCGGCGACGCCGAGGACGTCGTGGCCCGCGTTCATCAGGCGGTACTCGATCAGGGACTCCGCGCTGCCGGGCACCTGGGCCTCGTCGAACGGGCTGCGGTGGCCGGGCACCAGGTCGGTGCGGTTGCCGTGCGGGGTCAGGCCGACCGGACGGGTGTGCGGCACACCCATCGGGATGCCGTGGAAGTTGACCGTCAGCCGTACCCCCAGCCGCTCCACGATCTGCTGCACGGCGGCGGCGAAGCGCTCCCACTCGACGTCCGGCTCGGGCCCGGACAGTACGAGGAACGGCGCACCGGTGGCGTCCTGGAGCAGGCGCACCACCAGCTCGGGCTCCTCGTAGGCGGCCCAGCGGTCCCGCTTGAACGTCAGCAGCGGGCGACGGGCCCGGTAGTCCACCAGCCGGTCGTGGTCGAAACGGGCGACCGTCTGCTGGGGCAGGGTGTCGAGGAGCTGGTCGACGACTTGCTCACCGGTCTCCCCCGCGTCGATGTAACCCTCGAAGTGATACAGCATGACCAGACCCGCCGACTCCTGGGCGAGGGCCATGTCGACGACGGACAGACCCTTGGGGTCCCATGCGAACAAATCCTGTGGA
This is a stretch of genomic DNA from Streptomyces sp. NA04227. It encodes these proteins:
- a CDS encoding proteasome assembly chaperone family protein, with amino-acid sequence MVDPQDLFAWDPKGLSVVDMALAQESAGLVMLYHFEGYIDAGETGEQVVDQLLDTLPQQTVARFDHDRLVDYRARRPLLTFKRDRWAAYEEPELVVRLLQDATGAPFLVLSGPEPDVEWERFAAAVQQIVERLGVRLTVNFHGIPMGVPHTRPVGLTPHGNRTDLVPGHRSPFDEAQVPGSAESLIEYRLMNAGHDVLGVAAHVPHYIARSPYPDAALSVLEAITAATGLVLPTAAHSLRTQAHRTQTEIDRQIQQGDSELVALVEGLEHQYDAAAGSQTRGNMLAEPTDLPSADEIGRDFERFLAEREGDN